In Vibrio stylophorae, the genomic stretch GCTGAAGCTTGAGGCAGAGTTGTGAGCACTTGCGCATTGACAGCAGCGATCTGGTCAAAATCAATACGACCACTTAAAAATGCGGCCACAGCTTCCTCATTGGCCGCGTTCAGCGTCGTAGTTGCCACTTGTCCTTGATGGCAGGCTTCAATTGCCAATGACAAACACGGATAGCGTGCAAAATCAGGCGCTTCAAAAGATAGAGTGCCCACCTGTGTAAAATCAAGCGGTGCAACCCCAGAAGCCATACGATGAGGATAGCTCAAGGCATAAGCAATCGGGGTTTGCATACTTGGTTGGCCAAGCTGCGCCAGTACAGATCCATCTTGGTACTGCACCATGGAATGAATCACGGATTGTGGATGAATCACCACTTTTAGCTGCTCTGGGCGAGTATTAAAAAGCCAGCGCGCTTCAATATACTCCAAGCCCTTATTCATCATGGTGGCTGAATCAACGGAAATTTTAGGCCCCATGGACCAATTCGGATGCGCAATGGCCTCGGCAGGCGTGATTGCGGCAAAGGTCTCTAATGGACGCTGACGAAAAGGGCCACCTGAGCCGGTGAGCAAAATATGAGAAATACCCGCCGCATCAAGATCGCAGGCACCAATCTGTTGTTGAGCCTGCACTGGCAAGCACTGGAAAATCGCGTTGTGTTCACTATCGACCGGTACGATTTGAGCGCCGCTCTTTTCTGCCGCACGAATAAATAACTCACCAGACATCACCAGTGCTTCTTTGTTGGCCAATAGAACACGCTTTCCGGCATTCACTGCAGCCATGGTCGGAACCAATCCTGCGGCACCTACAATCGCCGCCATGACCGAGTCAACCTCTGGCAAACTGGCAATCTCTGCCATACCCGACTCACCAGCGAGCACTTGCGTACGTGACCCGATCGCTTTTAATTGTTGCTCAAGCTGATGGGCTGCGTCGATATTCGCCATCGCGGCATAATGTGGTTGCCACTGGCAACACAATTGATAAAGGGCATCGACATTGCTGCCGGCGCCCAGTGCGTAAATTTCAATGGATTCGCGGTGAAGCGCCGCGACATT encodes the following:
- the ispC gene encoding 1-deoxy-D-xylulose-5-phosphate reductoisomerase, whose product is MQRISILGATGSIGQSTLNVAALHRESIEIYALGAGSNVDALYQLCCQWQPHYAAMANIDAAHQLEQQLKAIGSRTQVLAGESGMAEIASLPEVDSVMAAIVGAAGLVPTMAAVNAGKRVLLANKEALVMSGELFIRAAEKSGAQIVPVDSEHNAIFQCLPVQAQQQIGACDLDAAGISHILLTGSGGPFRQRPLETFAAITPAEAIAHPNWSMGPKISVDSATMMNKGLEYIEARWLFNTRPEQLKVVIHPQSVIHSMVQYQDGSVLAQLGQPSMQTPIAYALSYPHRMASGVAPLDFTQVGTLSFEAPDFARYPCLSLAIEACHQGQVATTTLNAANEEAVAAFLSGRIDFDQIAAVNAQVLTTLPQASADDLESLMAVDTMARTLAQVEIGKRLR